The following are encoded together in the Triticum dicoccoides isolate Atlit2015 ecotype Zavitan chromosome 6B, WEW_v2.0, whole genome shotgun sequence genome:
- the LOC119323387 gene encoding chaperone protein dnaJ 6-like, with protein sequence MRRKRRARVSSDSDGDDVEMNGQEPAAAADAQSKSLYEILGVESTASQQEIKKAYHKLALRLHPDKNPGDEEANEKFQQLQKVISILGDQEKRALYDETGITDDDALVGEAADNLQAYFRTVYRKVTEADIEEFEAKYRGSDSEKKDLKELYTKFKGNMNRLFCSMICSDAKLDSHRFKDIIDQAIAEGELKSTKVYAKWAKKISEIEPPTNPLERRVKKKKSQESDLILAISQRREQRKERFDSVLSSIMSKCDDNKAGSSEPTEEEFERARQRLEKKRAKGRK encoded by the exons ATGCGCCGCAAGAGGAGGGCTAGGGTTTCCAGCGACAGCGACGGCGACGACGTCGAGATGAACGGCCaagagcccgccgccgccgccgacgcgcaGAGCAAGAGCCTCTACGAG ATATTAGGGGTTGAGAGCACAGCTTCACAACAGGAGATAAAAAAGGCATATCACAAGTTGGCCTTGCGTCTTCACCCAGATAAGAATCCTGGAGATGAG GAAGCCAATGAAAAATTCCAGCAGCTGCAGAAGGTGATATCTATTCTTGGAGACCAGGAGAAAAGGGCATTGTATGATGAGACTGGAATTACTGATGATGAT GCACTGGTTGGAGAAGCTGCAGACAATCTCCAAGCGTACTTCAGAACAGTGTACAGAAAG GTCACAGAAGCTGACATTGAAGAATTTGAAGCTAAGTACAGAGGGTCAGACTCTGAGAAAAAGGATTTAAAGGAACTGTACACAAAATTTAAGGGCAACATGAACAG ACTTTTCTGCTCTATGATTTGCTCAGATGCCAAGCTTGATTCTCACCGCTTCAAAGATATAATTGATCAGGCAATTGCTGAAG GCGAGCTGAAGTCCACCAAAGTGTATGCGAAATGGGCTAAAAAGATATCCGAGATAGAACCACCCACAAACCCATTGGAGAGGAGAGTGAA GAAAAAGAAGAGCCAGGAGAGCGACCTCATCCTGGCGATCTCGCAGCGCAGGGAACAGAGGAAGGAGCGGTTTGACTCTGTTCTGTCATCTATAATGTCCAAGTGTGACGACAACAAGGCGGGCAGCTCAGAGCCCACGGAGGAGGAGTTTGAGCGTGCTCGGCAGAGGCTCGAGAAGAAGCGCGCCAAGGGGCGCAAATGA